TCCAATATGGCGAATATGTGGATTTGCGACGTCCTGACCGGATATTAGATCTATGCGTCGTGCCTTCACGAGGCCCTTTAGTGCCGGGAAAAGCATTGCCTTATCCATCCGTAATGACCTCGACAAATTTTCCAGTTCAACGCCGTTGAAATCGGAGGAACTCAAATAGGAATCCAAGATATATTTCTCGCAGATTTCCAAATCACCGGACACTATCGACACCTTTCACGTTAAATCCTCAATGACTTCGCATGTTCATAGCTAATCAGCGAAAAAGCCGGCGTTTTCTTGAAGCCTACTTCTTCATGCGACAACTTGAAGAGTACAGACTCTCCTCGCTTTTTAAGAATTTCTACAATAGCCTCAATGGTCCGTCGTTCTGAATCGTCAAGGAGTTCGGCGTTCGGTTTTTTCTTTCCCCTTAAATCATGCCCACTATCTTTTTCAATGGATCCATCACGCAGCATCGCCCCAAACAGATTCTGATATTGATCGGGGCAAGGTCCGTATTCGAGAGTCGCGTATCGTGTTCCGGTGATGGACTTTTCGTTATTCTTGAAGTGCAGGAAGTCGGCGTAGAACAAAGCTTTGTTCAGGTATAGCGGGCTTTTCGCATACGGTAGAAGACACAAGACAACCTGCTCAAAAATTTCGAATCGAAAACGATGATGTCCACTGTAAATGTCTGGATCATGATTTTTCCAATAGACCTCGAGCGCGTTTTCCTCTGCCGAGCCTTGATCGCACTTCAGCAAAATA
This sequence is a window from Bdellovibrionota bacterium. Protein-coding genes within it:
- a CDS encoding type II TA system antitoxin MqsA family protein, which translates into the protein MKCLACGNTKFEDKKTRMEVRVKDTPLDVIVSAMVCTKCNESMMNDEQMNRLRKTAADEYRRRNKLLTSKQICDYRKALGMSQKEFAKYLSVGEASIKRWETFYVQDPVQNEHILLKCDQGSAEENALEVYWKNHDPDIYSGHHRFRFEIFEQVVLCLLPYAKSPLYLNKALFYADFLHFKNNEKSITGTRYATLEYGPCPDQYQNLFGAMLRDGSIEKDSGHDLRGKKKPNAELLDDSERRTIEAIVEILKKRGESVLFKLSHEEVGFKKTPAFSLISYEHAKSLRI